One Tolypothrix bouteillei VB521301 DNA window includes the following coding sequences:
- a CDS encoding GPO family capsid scaffolding protein — protein MKSPSKQSPPSQMLRVPTVLIPVVKELARLHREGHTKALLQGLQDLITNIDSNSDSDFGTDSEAVRQLVERVEELESRLTDLNRDTDSKSIAKLEKSLGSLEQKLEAVTLKITILEGAVVQKQYGQRKGYRTPYNNPYVVQQPLELQPFTEENLARRLAVEVSTLIKQRKNLSEVEFEKWSRGRDTSKTGWRYKDDGLYHPISQ, from the coding sequence TTGAAATCTCCATCAAAACAGTCCCCACCCAGTCAAATGCTCCGCGTCCCCACCGTGCTGATTCCGGTGGTGAAGGAGTTGGCTCGACTCCATAGGGAAGGTCATACGAAAGCCCTGCTTCAAGGGTTGCAGGATTTGATAACAAATATTGATAGCAATAGCGATAGCGATTTTGGGACGGATAGTGAAGCAGTAAGACAGTTAGTCGAAAGGGTAGAGGAATTGGAATCCCGATTGACTGACTTAAATCGCGATACCGATAGCAAATCGATAGCGAAGTTAGAGAAATCCTTGGGCAGTTTAGAACAGAAGCTAGAAGCGGTTACACTGAAGATCACCATACTCGAAGGAGCCGTTGTACAGAAACAATACGGTCAAAGAAAGGGATACAGAACACCGTATAACAATCCCTACGTCGTACAGCAGCCTCTCGAACTTCAGCCCTTTACTGAAGAAAATTTAGCTCGCCGATTGGCAGTTGAGGTATCCACCCTAATCAAACAAAGGAAAAATTTGAGCGAAGTCGAGTTTGAGAAGTGGTCTCGAGGTCGGGATACAAGTAAAACGGGTTGGCGCTATAAAGATGATGGTTTGTATCATCCAATCAGCCAGTAA
- a CDS encoding class I SAM-dependent methyltransferase, translating to MNNKLKPDWAGENMLSKFVNLLIQTKPIYKLMKHQARLVLIKTAEKNGIPWRKNYEALKSSGVKQQLAKVTNPDIVYPDYYKVPFHAYTEGNLCWDAAFETESATYSMALRVWPKENLTCSVAHARLRGSFHQVLATYGPSEVRDILDIGCSVGISTLALHRYYQQKQEHPVRTVGLDLSPYMLTVARHLDVNDEIAEWIHAQAEDTKLLDNSFDLVTLQFVTHELPGYASKAIFAEALRLLRPGGAIALVDNNPKSQVIQNLPPVLFTLMKSTEPWSDDYYTFDIEKTLSDVGFAQPITVASDPRHRTIVSRKPD from the coding sequence ATGAACAACAAACTAAAACCAGACTGGGCCGGAGAAAATATGCTCTCCAAGTTCGTCAATCTCCTAATCCAGACTAAACCCATCTATAAATTGATGAAACACCAAGCAAGGCTTGTACTCATCAAAACTGCTGAAAAAAACGGCATTCCTTGGCGCAAAAACTACGAAGCACTCAAATCATCGGGAGTCAAACAACAACTGGCAAAGGTGACTAACCCCGATATTGTTTATCCTGACTACTACAAAGTTCCTTTCCATGCTTACACTGAGGGCAATCTTTGCTGGGACGCGGCTTTTGAAACGGAGTCAGCTACTTACTCAATGGCGTTACGGGTTTGGCCGAAAGAAAACTTGACTTGCTCGGTTGCTCATGCACGCTTACGAGGTAGCTTTCATCAAGTTCTTGCAACCTATGGGCCTTCTGAAGTGCGGGATATCTTAGACATCGGTTGCTCCGTGGGTATTTCTACCCTGGCACTACACCGTTACTATCAACAAAAGCAGGAGCATCCTGTACGTACAGTGGGTCTTGATTTGTCGCCGTATATGCTCACTGTCGCTCGCCATTTGGATGTCAATGATGAGATAGCGGAATGGATTCACGCCCAAGCCGAAGATACAAAACTCTTAGATAACTCCTTCGATTTGGTGACACTCCAGTTTGTTACCCATGAACTTCCAGGCTATGCTAGCAAAGCAATTTTCGCAGAAGCTCTGCGGCTGCTGCGACCTGGTGGGGCGATTGCATTGGTAGATAATAATCCAAAATCCCAGGTGATCCAAAACCTGCCACCAGTTCTATTTACGTTGATGAAAAGCACCGAACCCTGGAGCGATGACTACTACACTTTTGATATTGAAAAAACATTGTCAGATGTAGGTTTTGCTCAACCCATTACCGTGGCTAGCGATCCCCGTCATCGTACTATTGTCAGTAGAAAGCCTGATTGA
- a CDS encoding S1 RNA-binding domain-containing protein yields the protein MRVTLKQSKNEGILRGWILLGIEADDICTQIWTSSTFDPYQELYIWLGQIRGSQLPAKMIIDEEGHGVELIAERLSDLLVQFHIEPWMCGIDTTTRLKITTERCELIEAFHDGIVKFLKDEYQPSQWSLLDNLSNTNWQALLKPGNIRGQNWQKRLAMYGGGRDRGSETGREIVWNQLTLKQQWLVNLHDAMLWAIDLTANDRRTEAYALVSFYKNIPIDLALDELDASWYEKRRIELNKKSGLHENSIERRTPLNRAALAKARFKTLKLGQLVDGSICRIRSYGVFVDIGGYYALLSTATISQQPVEHPELVFQVGDWVRAIIVWIDVDKERVSLSTSDLENEPGDMLRNPLVVYEKAEEIAARYHQKECKYDTF from the coding sequence ATGAGAGTGACCCTTAAGCAATCTAAGAATGAAGGTATTCTCAGAGGATGGATTTTGCTTGGTATAGAAGCCGATGATATTTGCACTCAAATTTGGACATCATCTACTTTCGATCCTTATCAAGAACTGTACATCTGGCTGGGGCAAATTCGAGGCTCTCAACTACCTGCAAAAATGATAATAGATGAGGAAGGTCATGGAGTAGAGCTGATAGCTGAGCGTTTGAGCGATCTACTTGTGCAATTCCATATAGAGCCGTGGATGTGCGGTATCGATACTACGACACGTCTCAAGATTACTACTGAACGTTGTGAATTGATTGAAGCTTTTCATGATGGGATCGTCAAATTTCTGAAAGATGAGTATCAACCATCACAATGGTCGCTGCTTGATAATTTGAGCAATACAAATTGGCAAGCTTTGCTCAAGCCGGGTAATATTAGGGGTCAAAATTGGCAAAAACGTTTGGCAATGTACGGGGGAGGACGTGACAGAGGTAGCGAAACCGGACGTGAAATTGTATGGAACCAACTAACACTAAAACAACAATGGCTGGTAAATTTACACGATGCAATGTTATGGGCTATAGATTTAACAGCTAACGATCGGCGCACAGAAGCCTACGCATTGGTCAGCTTCTACAAAAATATACCAATCGATCTTGCTTTAGATGAATTAGATGCAAGTTGGTATGAGAAGCGAAGAATTGAGCTAAACAAAAAATCTGGACTGCATGAGAATTCTATCGAAAGACGAACACCATTAAATCGTGCTGCTTTAGCAAAAGCAAGATTCAAAACGCTAAAACTTGGTCAACTGGTAGATGGTAGTATTTGTCGAATTCGCTCCTACGGTGTCTTTGTTGATATTGGTGGGTATTATGCACTATTATCTACCGCCACAATTTCCCAACAGCCTGTTGAGCACCCAGAGTTGGTTTTTCAAGTTGGGGACTGGGTTAGAGCAATAATTGTCTGGATTGATGTTGACAAAGAGCGCGTGTCACTCTCAACTAGTGATTTAGAGAATGAACCAGGCGATATGCTTAGAAACCCATTAGTTGTGTATGAAAAAGCAGAAGAAATAGCAGCAAGATATCATCAGAAAGAATGTAAATATGATACTTTTTAA
- a CDS encoding valine--pyruvate transaminase: MNPALTQFGVNMSKLTGVRAIMKDIIETLQSSTGQLINLSAGNPLILPQVEQLWRDCTAQLLSSPDYGEVVCRYGSSQGYAPLIEAVVNDFNHRFGLKLSDRNILITPGSQSLYFYAANAFGGYTTSGELKKIVLPLSPDYTGYGGVTLVPDSLIAYKPTLDINAGAHQFKYRPDFSNLSITEQTGCIIFSRPCNPTGNVLTDDEVKKIAALAAPYDVPVFIDSAYGPPFPALNFTELTPIFGDNIVHCMSLSKAGLPGERVGIAIGDEKIIQVLECFQTNACLHASRYGQAIAAIAINSGALAGISTSVIRPFYQNKFTVLESTLNKFMPEHLPWFLHRGEGAIFAWLWLQDLPMTDWELYQELKKVGVIVVPGSTFFPGLQEEWVHKQQCVRISLTGSNEEIATGMERLAKVVQQIYQTSAVSV, encoded by the coding sequence ATGAACCCTGCCCTGACTCAATTCGGCGTCAATATGTCCAAACTAACTGGCGTTAGAGCCATTATGAAGGACATTATCGAAACTTTACAATCTAGTACGGGGCAGTTGATAAATTTGAGTGCTGGCAATCCTTTGATTTTGCCGCAAGTTGAGCAGTTATGGCGAGATTGTACTGCACAATTGCTCTCTAGCCCCGATTATGGCGAGGTTGTTTGCCGCTACGGATCGAGTCAGGGCTATGCACCATTGATTGAGGCTGTTGTCAATGATTTTAATCACCGCTTTGGGCTAAAGTTGAGCGATCGCAACATCTTGATTACCCCAGGGAGTCAAAGTCTTTACTTCTATGCTGCTAATGCTTTTGGCGGCTACACCACTAGTGGAGAACTGAAAAAAATTGTTTTACCTTTAAGTCCGGACTACACGGGTTATGGTGGCGTCACGCTGGTACCAGACTCACTCATTGCTTACAAGCCAACACTAGATATAAACGCAGGGGCGCATCAGTTTAAATACCGCCCGGACTTTAGCAACTTGTCGATTACAGAACAAACAGGTTGTATCATTTTCTCTCGTCCCTGTAATCCCACAGGTAATGTCTTGACTGATGATGAGGTGAAGAAAATTGCTGCCCTCGCTGCGCCTTATGATGTGCCAGTGTTTATTGACTCAGCATACGGTCCTCCTTTCCCAGCATTAAACTTCACTGAATTGACGCCGATTTTTGGGGATAACATTGTTCACTGCATGAGTTTATCGAAAGCAGGGTTACCAGGAGAACGTGTTGGGATTGCTATCGGTGATGAAAAAATTATTCAAGTTTTGGAATGCTTCCAAACCAATGCCTGTCTCCATGCATCAAGGTACGGACAGGCAATTGCTGCGATCGCCATTAACTCTGGTGCGCTAGCAGGAATTTCTACTTCTGTGATTCGTCCCTTTTACCAAAACAAGTTTACTGTTTTGGAAAGTACTTTGAACAAGTTTATGCCCGAACATTTACCTTGGTTCCTCCATCGAGGGGAAGGGGCGATATTTGCTTGGTTGTGGTTGCAAGATTTACCCATGACAGATTGGGAATTGTATCAAGAACTGAAAAAGGTGGGTGTTATAGTTGTACCTGGAAGTACCTTTTTCCCCGGCTTGCAGGAGGAATGGGTACACAAGCAACAGTGTGTACGCATTAGCTTGACTGGTAGCAATGAGGAAATTGCGACTGGTATGGAGCGTTTGGCAAAGGTTGTACAACAGATTTATCAGACATCCGCTGTGAGTGTTTGA
- the rimM gene encoding ribosome maturation factor RimM (Essential for efficient processing of 16S rRNA) has product MNYEDAKSAKKDMKQKGRRGQGGKGTGGQGDKRTRGQSTSPSSPSLPIPPSPHPPLSPSPPQFPDGWIEIGTIVAAQGLHGEVRVLSNSDFPERFEVPGKRWLWCPAQMEPQPIELLAGRNVEGKNLYIVKLSGVGDRNRAEELRGYKLLVLESDRPQLGEDEYHVLDLIGLSVYIQESGEFVGTIVDLLSAGHDLIEVRLDSSRDKAQRTVLIPFVTAIVPIVDLEGGRVEITPPSGLLEIYS; this is encoded by the coding sequence ATGAACTACGAAGACGCGAAGAGCGCAAAAAAGGACATGAAGCAGAAGGGGAGACGGGGACAAGGAGGTAAGGGAACCGGAGGACAAGGGGACAAGAGGACAAGGGGACAATCTACTTCTCCCTCATCCCCTTCTCTCCCCATCCCCCCCTCTCCCCATCCCCCCCTCTCCCCATCTCCCCCTCAATTCCCTGATGGTTGGATAGAGATTGGTACAATTGTTGCTGCCCAGGGCTTGCATGGTGAAGTTCGCGTGTTATCGAACTCGGATTTTCCAGAACGATTTGAGGTTCCTGGAAAACGCTGGTTGTGGTGTCCGGCGCAAATGGAACCCCAACCCATTGAGTTACTGGCGGGGCGCAATGTCGAAGGGAAAAATTTGTATATTGTTAAGTTATCTGGGGTTGGGGATCGCAATCGGGCTGAGGAGTTGCGGGGTTATAAGTTACTGGTGTTGGAGAGCGATCGCCCCCAATTGGGGGAAGATGAGTATCATGTCTTGGATTTGATTGGTTTGTCAGTCTATATCCAAGAATCTGGAGAGTTTGTAGGAACGATTGTAGATTTGCTTTCTGCAGGGCATGACCTGATAGAGGTACGGCTGGATTCTTCAAGGGATAAGGCACAAAGAACTGTTTTGATTCCTTTTGTCACGGCAATTGTGCCTATTGTGGATTTAGAAGGTGGTCGTGTTGAGATTACTCCGCCATCAGGATTGCTGGAAATTTACAGTTAG